The DNA window CGAGCAAGCATCCCGCGCCGGTATGGCTCGATCTGACCGCCGCCCGGCGGCATTGCGAGGCCGGAGCCGCACCCTGGGGCTGGGCCGGCACAGTCGCCGATGGCGAGTCGGCCGACGTGGTGCTGGCGTGCGCCGGGGGTGTGCCGACGATCGAGACGCTCGCCGCGGCCCAGCTGCTGCGAGCCGATGTGCCCGACCTCGCGTTCGCCGTCGTCAACGTCGTCGACCGCTCCCGAAGCTTCACCCGCACGGGATGGCCGAGGAGGGGTTCCGCCGCTGCTTCGGCGACGACACCGAGGTGGTGTTCGACTTCCACGGCTACCCGGCGGCGATCCACCAACTCCTGCACGGACGCCCCCGCCCAGACCGGTTCCACGTGCGCGGCTACATCGAAGAGGGCACCACAACCACGCCGTTCGACCTGCTCATTGCCAACCAAGTGACGCGCTACCACCTCGCCGCCGAGGCGCTGCGCCGTCTACCCGACCGGGTTCGCCACTCAATCGGCCGCACTGTCAACACCGACCACACCGACGCTGGCGCCGACATTGACGCGCTGGCCGACGACTACGAGCGGCGCATCATGGCCAGCCGTGAGGAGATCCTGCGAACCGGAACTGATCCCGAGACGATCCGTGAGTGGCGGTGGACAGGGTGAGTGACGGTAGTGAGTCGGCCGTGCTGGTGGTCGACGCCGGGTCCAGCAGCTTGCACCTGGCTCTCGTCGGCGCTGACGGGACGGTGGGCCGGACCCGCGACCTGCCGGCGCCCGACGACGAGCCGGCGATCCGCAATGGCCTACAGGAACTCGCCAGCGACCTCAATGACGGAGAGTCCCAGCCGCGGGCAGTCGGCCATCGCCTGGTACATGGCGGCGACCGGGTACGCGAGACGACGATCGTCGACGACGCTGTACGTCGGGCACTGGACGAGGCGTCCTCCCTAGCACCGTTGCACGTCCCACCGGCGCTGCGGGCAATGGACCTCGCCCGCGAGGTCTTTGCCGACCTACCGCACGTGGCGTGTGTCGACACCGCGTTCCACGCCCAGCTCCCTGACGTCGCCGCGACCTACGCGTTGCCGGCGGAATGGCGGAACGCGTGGGGACTGCGCCGCTACGGCTTCCACGGTCTGTCCTACGCCTGGGCGATGGACCGCGCCGCCACCCTGCTCGGGCAGCCCGCGAACGAGCTGCGGCTGCTGCTTGCCCACCTCGGCAACGGCGCCTCGGTGTGCGCGGTCCGCGGCGGCCGGAGCGTGGACACCTCGATGGGCTTCACGCCGCTGGAAGGGTTGGTCATGG is part of the Tenggerimyces flavus genome and encodes:
- a CDS encoding acetate/propionate family kinase; protein product: MSDGSESAVLVVDAGSSSLHLALVGADGTVGRTRDLPAPDDEPAIRNGLQELASDLNDGESQPRAVGHRLVHGGDRVRETTIVDDAVRRALDEASSLAPLHVPPALRAMDLAREVFADLPHVACVDTAFHAQLPDVAATYALPAEWRNAWGLRRYGFHGLSYAWAMDRAATLLGQPANELRLLLAHLGNGASVCAVRGGRSVDTSMGFTPLEGLVMGTRAGSVDPGMLLWLLQQGYQSLDELADGLQRRSGLLGLSGGRSNDTRELVRLAQGGCQPAALALDVFAYRAARELAAAAVALDRIDGIVFTGEIGADQPEVRASICAALAVLGVSAHGLAPVVDKDAIVSPADASVPVMTVLTGEICQIAREVTNVLTHTTSGRGEE